A window of the Linepithema humile isolate Giens D197 chromosome 4, Lhum_UNIL_v1.0, whole genome shotgun sequence genome harbors these coding sequences:
- the LOC105677622 gene encoding cytochrome P450 6A1-like, whose translation MDPFEILCGIAVALIVLYYYFTSTYDFWNSRGVRGPQPSLLFGTVKDVMLTKKAMGHYLKEVYDEYKDESMIGIFLRKTPILIVKNPELIKDVLIKDFSKFADRGFTVLEKAEPLSQHLFLLEPKRWRPLRTNLSPVFTSGKLKEMFSLISECADHLEKYIEKLANIKEPVECRELTAKYTTDVIGTCAFGIEMNAMSNDDSEFRRMGRQVFAPTWKNIIRTRIRSIIPSLYNMLGYILPQNEVTKFFTRVIVETLDYREKNNVIRHDFVDMLRELKKHPEKLGDIDLTDSLIAAQAFVFFIAGFETSSTTMSHALYELAINQQIQDKLRKEIDQEYAIYGSNLTYDNVKKMSYLDKVFKETLRKYPPLTFLMRKSVSDYTFDGTKVSIPKNQSVWIPSYAIHYDPSIYPEPDVFDPERFTEEAERSRHAMFYLPFGDGPRNCIGARFAVHQTKIGLIKMLRNYKVETCEKTRIPYKNDPKAFLLAPIDGIHLRITKIERI comes from the exons ATGGATCCTTTCGAAATACTGTGCGGCATTGCAGTCGCACTCattgttctttattattattttacatcaacCTATGATTTTTGGAATTCACGCGGCGTTCGTGGACCACAACCGTCATTACTATTTGGTACTGTTAAAGATGTTATGCTTACAAAAAAGGCCATGGGACATTACTTAAAGGAAGTATACGACGAATACAAAGATGAGTCTATGATTGGAATATTTCTTAGGAAAACGCCCATTCTTATCGTAAAAAATCCAGAATTGATAAAAGATGTGCTTATCAAAGATTTCTCCAAGTTTGCCGACAGAGGCTTCACCGTTCTAGAAAAG GCTGAGCCGCTGTCGCaacatctttttcttttagaaCCTAAGAGATGGCGACCTTTAAGAACAAATTTATCGCCTGTTTTTACATCTGGGAAATTAAAGGAAATGTTCTCTTTAATATCAGAATGCGCCGACCATCTtgagaaatatattgaaaaattggcaAATATAAAGGAGCCTGTAGAGTGCCGCGAACTGACAGCCAAATATACGACCGATGTTATTGGAACCTGTGCCTTTGGCATCGAAATGAATGCTATGTCGAACGACGATAGTGAATTTCGCAGAATGGGAAGACAAGTATTCGCTCCAACTTGGAAGAACATAATACGAACGAGAATTAGATCAATTATACCAAGTCTTTACAATATGCTTGGATACATTCTACCACAAAATGAAGTAACCAAATTTTTCACACGCGTTATCGTAGAAACCTTGGATTacagagaaaagaataatgtCATTAGACATGATTTCGTTGATATGCTGcgtgaattaaaaaaacaccCAGAAAAACTAGGAGATATTG ATTTGACTGACAGTTTGATAGCTGCTCAagcatttgtattttttattgctggCTTTGAAACCTCTTCAACAACTATGAGTCACGCGCTATACGAATTAGCTATAAATCAGCAAATACAAGATAAATTACGCAAGGAAATTGATCAAGAATATGCAATTTATGGCAGCAACTTAACGTATgataacgttaaaaaaatgagTTATTTAGATAAAGTTTTCAAAG AAACTTTACGAAAATATCCCCCGCTTACATTTCTTATGAGGAAATCAGTATCAGATTATACCTTTGATGGTACCAAAGTCTCCATACCAAAAAACCAAAGCGTATGGATTCCGTCTTATGCAATTCATTACGATCCAAGCATTTATCCAGAGCCAGATGTTTTCGATCCAGAAAGATTTACTGAGGAAGCTGAGCGATCTAGGCACGCAATGTTTTATCTACCTTTCGGCGACGGCCCGAGGAATTGCATTG GTGCTCGCTTTGCTGTTCATCAGACTAAAATTGGACtcataaaaatgttacgaAATTACAAAGTTGAAACTTGTGAGAAAACACGAATACCTTATAAAAATGACCCCAAGGCATTCTTGTTAGCACCAATAGATGGAATACATTTAAGAATAACTAAAATCGAACGAATTTAG
- the LOC136999426 gene encoding cytochrome P450 6A1-like, with the protein MDPFEILCGIAVTLIVLYYYFTSTYDFWSSRGVRGPQPSLLFGNVKDVMLTKKAMGHYLKEVYDEYKDESMIGIFLRKTPILIVKNPELIKDVLIKDFSKFADRGFTVLEKAEPLSQHLFHLEPKRWRPLRINLSPVFTSGKLKEMFSLISECADHLEKYIEKLANKKEPVECRELTAKYTTDVIGTCAFGIEMNAMSNDDSEFRRMGRKVFAPSWKKIIQSRLRSIIPSLCNMLGYLLPQNEVTKFFTRVIVETLDYREKNNVIRHDFVDILRELKKHPQKLGDIDLTDSLIAAQAFGFFVAGFETSSTTMSHALYELAINQQIQDKLREEIEQKYAIHGSNLTYDNVKKMSYLDKVFKETLRKYPPLTFLTRKSVSDYTFNGTKVSIPKNQSVWIPAYAIHHDPSIYPEPDVFDLERFTEEAVQSRHAMFYLPFGDGPRNCIGARFAVYQTKIGLIKMLRNYKVETCERTRIPYENNPNTFFLTPIDGIHLRITKIERI; encoded by the exons ATGGATCCTTTCGAAATACTGTGCGGCATTGCAGTCACACTCattgttctttattattattttacatcaacCTATGATTTTTGGAGTTCACGCGGCGTTCGTGGACCACAACCGTCATTACTATTTGGTAATGTTAAAGATGTTATGCTTACAAAAAAGGCCATGGGACATTACTTAAAGGAAGTATACGACGAATATAAAGATGAGTCCATGATTGGAATATTTCTTAGGAAAACGCCCATTCTTATCGTAAAAAATCCAGAATTGATAAAAGATGTGCTTATCAAAGATTTCTCCAAGTTTGCCGACAGAGGCTTCACCGTTCTAGAAAAG GCTGAGCCGTTGTCGCAACATCTTTTTCATTTAGAACCTAAGAGATGGCGAcctttaagaataaatttatcgccTGTTTTCACATCTGGGAAATTAAAGGAAATGTTCTCTTTAATATCAGAATGTGCCGATCATCTtgagaaatatattgaaaaattggcaAACAAAAAGGAGCCTGTAGAGTGCCGCGAACTGACAGCCAAATATACGACCGATGTTATTGGAACCTGTGCCTTTGGCATCGAAATGAATGCTATGTCGAACGACGATAGTGAATTTCGCAGGATGGGAAGAAAAGTATTCGCTCCAAGTTGGAAGAAGATAATACAATCGAGACTTAGATCAATTATACCAAGTCTTTGCAATATGCTTGGATACCTTCTACCACAAAATGAAGTAACCAAATTTTTCACACGCGTTATCGTAGAAACCTTGGATTacagagaaaagaataatgtCATTAGACATGATTTCGTTGATATACTGcgtgaattaaaaaaacaccCGCAAAAACTAGGAGATATTG ATTTGACTGACAGTTTGATAGCTGCTCAAGCATTTGGATTTTTTGTTGCTGGCTTTGAAACCTCTTCAACAACTATGAGTCACGCACTATACGAGTTAGCTATTAATCAGCAAATACAAGACAAATTACGCGAAGAAATTGagcaaaaatatgcaattcaTGGCAGCAACTTAACGTATgataacgttaaaaaaatgagTTATCTAGATAAAGTTTTCAAAG AAACTTTACGAAAATATCCCCCGCTAACATTTCTTACGAGGAAATCAGTATCAGATTATACTTTTAATGGTACCAAAGTCTCCATACCAAAAAACCAAAGCGTATGGATTCCGGCTTATGCAATTCACCACGATCCAAGCATTTATCCAGAGCCAGATGTTTTCGATCTAGAAAGATTTACTGAGGAAGCTGTGCAATCTAGGCACGCAATGTTTTATCTACCTTTCGGCGACGGCCCGAGGAATTGCATTG GTGCTCGCTTTGCTGTTTATCAGACTAAAATTGGACtcataaaaatgttacgaAATTACAAAGTTGAAACTTGTGAGAGAACACGAATACCTTACGAAAATAATCCCAACACATTCTTCTTAACACCAATAGATGGAATACATTTAAGAATAACTAAAATCGAACGAATCTAG
- the LOC105677646 gene encoding uncharacterized protein, with product MNKHDSEICGFLDVKLVGNSYITQKVKKKGLTLSKVWKRFWCSVKKLEPGLGVQLHFNTKLNYSSSALRQNGKNNSDNCVIIPSNAVVYRMHSKTKRFAFCIAPKKDRRPLVSLSANSETEAQRWMANIRHLLNPRKYCGREKCYKVSIVDNTHSKAAGLTGLHGDLITSKAGIFIKNVSTAETIESFEWKEFNQFHLMTAGRPEDVKRVCVIHTTKEFRCGVGELHIFCLEANKLLQDLVTQGRGPKQRQNSCSFNEKNLEALTQHNGVNNSLLHPRSDTFPCILNAEAICEAKENIYQPECNLTRSGKIESCNHKTLDTSYISEIYEEITDNACSSKSKTFPSNVYENIDKNSYNLPMEPPPLPPRQNQKQGCINEDRVNIGQYTQTETFDFGTRLQNTKVEMQGAILTDSYVLMSPQLKDSDTSEFDITENSKENDYVIMG from the exons ATGAATAAGCACGACTCAGAAATTTGCGGTTTTCTGGACGTTAAATTAGTGGGAAATAGTTATATCACGcaaaaagtgaaaaagaaaGGTTTGACGCTGTCAAAGGTTTGGAAACGATTTTGGTGCTCTGTAAAGAAATTGGAACCTGGTCTTGGTGtgcaattacattttaacacCAAGCTAAATTACAGCAGCAGTGCTTTAAGGCAAAACGGAAAGAACAATTCTGACAATTGTGTGATAATACCATCGAATGCTGTTGTATATCGCATGCATTCTAAAACGAAGCGATTTGCTTTCTGTATAGCACCAAAAAAAGACAGAAGACCCTTAGTGTCATTGTCTGCTAATTCAGAAACTGAAGCACAACGTTGGATGGCAAATATTAGACACTTGTTGAATCCTAGAAAATATTGTGGCAGAGAGAAGTGCTACAAGGTATCTATAGTTGACAATACACATTCGAAAGCAGCAGGTTTGACTG gTCTACATGGAGACTTGATTACCAGCAAAGCAggcatttttatcaaaaatgtttCTACTGCCGAAACAATTGAAAGTTTTGAGTGGAAGGAATTTAATCAGTTTCATTTAATGACAGCAGGTCGTCCAGAAGATGTGAAACGTGTTTGTGTAATACATACTACTAAAGAGTTTCGCTGTGGGGTTGGAGAACTCcatatattttgtcttgagGCTAATAAATTACTACAAGATTTAGTAACACAAGGTCGTGGTCCAAAGCAGAGACAAAACTCTTGCAGTTTTAATGAGAAGAATCTTGAAGCATTGACACAACACAATGGAGTGAACAATTCTCTTTTACATCCAAGAAGTGACACATTTCCCTGTATTCTTAATGCAGAGGCCATTTG TGAAGCTAAGGAGAACATATATCAACCAGAATGTAATTTAACGCGCAGTGGAAAAATCGAATCTTGTAACCATAAGACATTAGATACTTcttatatttctgaaatttatgaagaaaTCACGGACAATGCATGTTCTTCTAAATCCAAAACATTTCCTTCAAATGTGTatgaaaatatagataaaaattcataCAACCTGCCAATGGAACCTCCTCCACTACCACCACGACAGAACCAAAAACAAGGATGTATAAATGAAGATAG GGTGAATATAGGACAATATACTCAAACAGAAACATTCGATTTTGGAACAAGATTACAAAATACTAAAGTAGAGATGCAAGGAGCTATTCTCACAGACAGTTATGTTCTGATGTCACCACAATTAAAAGACAGTGATACATCGGAATTTGACATCACTGAAAATTCGAAAGAAAATGATTATGTAATTATGggataa
- the waw gene encoding translation factor GUF1 homolog, mitochondrial isoform X2, producing MLNNYINWFGNKISRYVYIAKNCNAMPNSPILCKIRRWINLSNRYSAHLTTDVEYDVPIETIRNFSIVAHVDHGKSTLADRLLELTGAIKANSGKQVLDNLQVEKERGITVKAQTASLFYSYQGKKYLLNLVDTPGHVDFSAEVHRSLAPCQGVILLVDANDGVQAQTVANYYLARERNLVIIPVINKIDLKNANPEKVEEQLQILLEADIDVIKISAKLGIGVDKILDAIVERIPPPVVHRDKPFRALVFDSWYDKHKGTISLIYVKDGALSVGKYITSAHMKKSCEVRNIFLLRPHTENIKRIFAGQVGAISCNIKSKEVSIGDTLHLRNQSVDSLERFKPLKPMVFAGVYPVNQSQFISLQAAIDKLALNDSAVTVTLESSIALGRGWRIGFLGLLHMEVFTQRLEQEYGAEPIVTAPAVTYKAKIFGSKNITRYKGDTVIFNNPAHFPDPQIVTEFYEPMIIATIITPVEYLKGIISLCREKRGVEQLNKNIGNDRLMLQYVMPLNEVIVDFHDALKSISSGYASFDYEDHDYQLSNIVKLDIRLNGKLVEELSIIVHEEKAVQTGKKLCVKLQEIIPRQLFEIAIQAVVGSKVIARENLKPYRKDVTAKLYGGDVTRRKKLLVQQAEGKKKMRMIGKISLPRDAFINVLKK from the exons atgcttaacaattatattaactgGTTCGGTAATAAAATTAGTCGTTAtgtttatattgcaaaaaattgtaatgcaATGCCCAATAGTCCAATCCTCTGTAAGATACGAAG ATGgataaatttgtcaaatagATATTCAGCACATCTGACGACTGATGTAGAGTATGATGTGCCAATTGAAACCATTCGCAATTTTAGTATAGTCGCACACGTCGACCATGGCAAAAGTACACTCGCGGATAGACTGCTGGAACTGACAGGAGCCATAAAAGCAAATTCTGGAAAGCAAGTGTTGGATAATCTGCAAGTGGAAAAAGAACGTGGAATTACTGTTAAAGCACAGACAGCTTCACTGTTCTACTCATACCAAGGAAAGAAGTATCTTCTAAATCTCGTAGATACTCCGGGTCACGTGGATTTTTCAGCAGAGGTCCATCGTTCCTTGGCTCCTTGTCAAGGAGTCATATTACTAGTGGATGCAAATGATGGTGTTCAGGCTCAGACAGTAGCAAATTACTATCTAGCACGAGAAAGAAATCTCGTGATAATAccagtaattaataaaatagatttgaaAAATGCCAATCCTGAGAAAGTGGAGgaacaattgcaaatattattggAAGCAGATATAGatgttatcaaaatatctGCCAAGCTGGGTATTGGAGTCGATAAAATTTTGGATGCCATAGTTGAAAGAATTCCACCACCTGTGGTACACAGAGATAAGCCTTTCAGAGCACTTGTATTTGACAGTTGGTATGACAAGCACAAAGGTAcgatttcattaatttatgtgAAAGATGGAGCATTGTCAGTAGGTAAATATATTACTTCTGCACATATGAAAAAATCATGTGaagttagaaatatttttcttcttcggcCTCATACAGAGAATATAAAGAGAAT ATTTGCAGGACAAGTGGGTGCTATTTCATGTAACATAAAATCTAAGGAAGTTAGCATTGGTGACACATTGCACCTGCGGAATCAGTCTGTTGATTCTTTAGAAAGATTTAAACCACTGAAGCCAATGGTATTTGCAGGCGTGTATCCAGTAAATCAGtcacaatttatttctttgcaaGCAGCTATCGACAAGCTTGCTTTAAACGATAGCGCTGTGACTGTCACTTTGGAATCAAG CATTGCACTTGGAAGAGGATGGCGAATTGGCTTTTTAGGTTTATTACATATGGAAGTCTTCACTCAACGTCTCGAGCAGGAATATGGGGCAGAGCCGATAGTTACAGCGCCTGCAGTCACATATAAAGCAAAGATTTTTGGcagcaaaaatataacaagataTAAAGGCGacacagtaatttttaataatccaGCGCATTTTCCAGATCCTCAGATTGTTACTGAATTTTACGAGCCTATGATAATAGCCACCATTATAACACCAg TTGAGTATCTGAAGGGCATTATATCACTGTGTCGAGAAAAGCGAGGAGTAGAACAATTGAACAAGAACATTGGCAATGACAGACTTATGTTGCAGTATGTAATGCCATTGAACGAAGTAATCGTTGATTTTCATGATGCTTTAAAGAGCATAAGTTCGGGTTATGCCAGTTTTGATTACGAAGATCATGACTATCAATTGTCCAATATAGTCAag ttaGATATTCGTTTAAATGGAAAATTAGTAGAAGAATTGAGCATAATTGTGCATGAAGAGAAAGCAGTGCAAACGGGCAAAAAGTTATGTGTCAAGCTTCAAGAGATAATTCCTCGACAACTTTTTGAAATAGCGATCCAAGCAGTGGTAGGAAGTAAAGTGATCGCGAGAGAAAATTTAAAGCCATATAGAAAAGATGTAACGGCAAAATTA tacgGAGGTGATGTTactagaagaaaaaaattgctagTGCAGCAAGcggaaggaaaaaagaaaatgagaatgattggaaaaatttctttaccaCGAGATGCTTTTATAAatgtacttaaaaaataa
- the waw gene encoding translation factor GUF1 homolog, mitochondrial isoform X1 has protein sequence MLNNYINWFGNKISRYVYIAKNCNAMPNSPILCKIRRRWINLSNRYSAHLTTDVEYDVPIETIRNFSIVAHVDHGKSTLADRLLELTGAIKANSGKQVLDNLQVEKERGITVKAQTASLFYSYQGKKYLLNLVDTPGHVDFSAEVHRSLAPCQGVILLVDANDGVQAQTVANYYLARERNLVIIPVINKIDLKNANPEKVEEQLQILLEADIDVIKISAKLGIGVDKILDAIVERIPPPVVHRDKPFRALVFDSWYDKHKGTISLIYVKDGALSVGKYITSAHMKKSCEVRNIFLLRPHTENIKRIFAGQVGAISCNIKSKEVSIGDTLHLRNQSVDSLERFKPLKPMVFAGVYPVNQSQFISLQAAIDKLALNDSAVTVTLESSIALGRGWRIGFLGLLHMEVFTQRLEQEYGAEPIVTAPAVTYKAKIFGSKNITRYKGDTVIFNNPAHFPDPQIVTEFYEPMIIATIITPVEYLKGIISLCREKRGVEQLNKNIGNDRLMLQYVMPLNEVIVDFHDALKSISSGYASFDYEDHDYQLSNIVKLDIRLNGKLVEELSIIVHEEKAVQTGKKLCVKLQEIIPRQLFEIAIQAVVGSKVIARENLKPYRKDVTAKLYGGDVTRRKKLLVQQAEGKKKMRMIGKISLPRDAFINVLKK, from the exons atgcttaacaattatattaactgGTTCGGTAATAAAATTAGTCGTTAtgtttatattgcaaaaaattgtaatgcaATGCCCAATAGTCCAATCCTCTGTAAGATACGAAG AAGATGgataaatttgtcaaatagATATTCAGCACATCTGACGACTGATGTAGAGTATGATGTGCCAATTGAAACCATTCGCAATTTTAGTATAGTCGCACACGTCGACCATGGCAAAAGTACACTCGCGGATAGACTGCTGGAACTGACAGGAGCCATAAAAGCAAATTCTGGAAAGCAAGTGTTGGATAATCTGCAAGTGGAAAAAGAACGTGGAATTACTGTTAAAGCACAGACAGCTTCACTGTTCTACTCATACCAAGGAAAGAAGTATCTTCTAAATCTCGTAGATACTCCGGGTCACGTGGATTTTTCAGCAGAGGTCCATCGTTCCTTGGCTCCTTGTCAAGGAGTCATATTACTAGTGGATGCAAATGATGGTGTTCAGGCTCAGACAGTAGCAAATTACTATCTAGCACGAGAAAGAAATCTCGTGATAATAccagtaattaataaaatagatttgaaAAATGCCAATCCTGAGAAAGTGGAGgaacaattgcaaatattattggAAGCAGATATAGatgttatcaaaatatctGCCAAGCTGGGTATTGGAGTCGATAAAATTTTGGATGCCATAGTTGAAAGAATTCCACCACCTGTGGTACACAGAGATAAGCCTTTCAGAGCACTTGTATTTGACAGTTGGTATGACAAGCACAAAGGTAcgatttcattaatttatgtgAAAGATGGAGCATTGTCAGTAGGTAAATATATTACTTCTGCACATATGAAAAAATCATGTGaagttagaaatatttttcttcttcggcCTCATACAGAGAATATAAAGAGAAT ATTTGCAGGACAAGTGGGTGCTATTTCATGTAACATAAAATCTAAGGAAGTTAGCATTGGTGACACATTGCACCTGCGGAATCAGTCTGTTGATTCTTTAGAAAGATTTAAACCACTGAAGCCAATGGTATTTGCAGGCGTGTATCCAGTAAATCAGtcacaatttatttctttgcaaGCAGCTATCGACAAGCTTGCTTTAAACGATAGCGCTGTGACTGTCACTTTGGAATCAAG CATTGCACTTGGAAGAGGATGGCGAATTGGCTTTTTAGGTTTATTACATATGGAAGTCTTCACTCAACGTCTCGAGCAGGAATATGGGGCAGAGCCGATAGTTACAGCGCCTGCAGTCACATATAAAGCAAAGATTTTTGGcagcaaaaatataacaagataTAAAGGCGacacagtaatttttaataatccaGCGCATTTTCCAGATCCTCAGATTGTTACTGAATTTTACGAGCCTATGATAATAGCCACCATTATAACACCAg TTGAGTATCTGAAGGGCATTATATCACTGTGTCGAGAAAAGCGAGGAGTAGAACAATTGAACAAGAACATTGGCAATGACAGACTTATGTTGCAGTATGTAATGCCATTGAACGAAGTAATCGTTGATTTTCATGATGCTTTAAAGAGCATAAGTTCGGGTTATGCCAGTTTTGATTACGAAGATCATGACTATCAATTGTCCAATATAGTCAag ttaGATATTCGTTTAAATGGAAAATTAGTAGAAGAATTGAGCATAATTGTGCATGAAGAGAAAGCAGTGCAAACGGGCAAAAAGTTATGTGTCAAGCTTCAAGAGATAATTCCTCGACAACTTTTTGAAATAGCGATCCAAGCAGTGGTAGGAAGTAAAGTGATCGCGAGAGAAAATTTAAAGCCATATAGAAAAGATGTAACGGCAAAATTA tacgGAGGTGATGTTactagaagaaaaaaattgctagTGCAGCAAGcggaaggaaaaaagaaaatgagaatgattggaaaaatttctttaccaCGAGATGCTTTTATAAatgtacttaaaaaataa